In Candida dubliniensis CD36 chromosome 6, complete sequence, the following are encoded in one genomic region:
- a CDS encoding autophagy-related protein, putative (Similar to S. cerevisiae ATG15;~In S. cerevisiae: lipase, required for intravacuolar lysis of autophagic bodies; located in the endoplasmic reticulum membrane and targeted to intravacuolar vesicles during autophagy via the multivesicular body (MVB) pathway;~possibly fungus-specific), which yields MTLEKNKQVKRGTCWTRIIYKFVVGVITVAVLFIFITQTQILQMQNKLRVEQQTLTNDHDTLQLKHIFHHGTGPKNYRLHRRLDITPEYLAKHEPYFTTLTQQLSEPGLEETIKSDNLDEIYQQSDWPEIHKGKNPFSIELPFRKTDSEATRLKERNTPNFIESYLNYARDIKGNAQILNRINLDWIHDEIKVPNVTDRDTVVTLATISSNAYVRYPKDDDEKKKSDWIDLGDWDPNREDGDINFGWEDIGLRGHVFVSKDNKTVVIGIKGTSGAGLPGGGSDETGGNDKTNDNLLFSCCCARISYMWTTVCDCYEKTYTCNQDCLERELRKEDKYYQAVLELYRNVTDIYPPESTDIWVTGHSLGGALASLLGRTFGLPAVAFEAPGEMLATRRLHLPSPPGLPQHMENIWHFGNTADPIYMGVCNGASSTCNLAGYAMETTCHTGLQCVYDVVTDKGWSVNLLNHRIHTVIDDIILTYNETAPCVPSPPCRDCFNWRFVAHDDNEKDEPKLPNPLRSSKSTMSTKKTSLKSSSTNSGSTSTSTVAKTTQTSPISSASPTDQDPPQKCLKRTWYGWCTKWGYDDNNDDDDGSSKRR from the coding sequence ATGACAttagaaaagaataaacaGGTCAAAAGGGGAACCTGTTGGACACGGATAATTTATAAGTTTGTGGTTGGGGTTATCACAGTTGCCGTCCTATTTATATTCATAACACAGACACAAATATTACAAATGCAAAACAAGCTACGAGTAGAACAACAAACTTTGACCAACGATCATGATACCCTACAGTTAAAGCATATATTCCATCATGGGACTGGACCTAAAAACTATAGACTACACAGAAGACTAGACATCACACCTGAATACTTGGCTAAGCATGAGCCATATTTCACAACACTCACCCAACAATTACTGGAACCTGGTTTGGAAGAGACCATTAAATCAGACAATTTAGAtgaaatttatcaacagTCAGATTGGCCAGAAATACACAAGGGCAAAAACCCTTTTAGTATTGAGTTGCCATTCAGAAAAACGGATAGTGAAGCCACAAGActtaaagaaagaaacacCCCAAACTTTATTGAATCGTATCTTAATTATGCTAGAGATATCAAGGGGAATGCCCAGATTCTAAACCGGATCAATTTAGATTGGATACATGATGAAATCAAGGTGCCCAATGTCACCGATAGAGATACTGTTGTTACACTAGCCACCATTTCATCCAACGCCTATGTCAGATATCCCAAGGATGACGatgagaagaaaaaatctgATTGGATAGATTTGGGAGATTGGGACCCAAATAGAGAGGATGGTGATATTAATTTTGGTTGGGAAGACATTGGATTAAGAGGGCACGTATTTGTCAGCAAAGATAACAAAACCGTGGTCATTGGTATAAAGGGTACTTCAGGAGCAGGATTACCTGGTGGAGGAAGTGATGAGACGGGTGGTAACGATAAGACCAATGacaatttgttgttttcttgttgttgtgcAAGAATTAGTTATATGTGGACTACAGTGTGTGATTGTTACGAAAAAACATACACTTGTAATCAAGATTGTTTAGAGAGGGAGTTGAGAAAAGAAGACAAATATTATCAAGCAGTTTTGGAATTGTATCGTAATGTGACTGATATTTACCCTCCAGAACTGACAGATATTTGGGTCACAGGCCATTCATTAGGAGGTGCATTGGCATCTTTATTGGGTAGAACATTCGGATTACCAGCAGTGGCATTTGAAGCACCAGGGGAAATGTTAGCCACAAGAAGATTGCATTTACCTTCTCCTCCAGGACTCCCACAACATATGGAAAACATTTGGCACTTTGGAAATACTGCTGATCCTATATATATGGGGGTTTGCAATGGTGCATCAAGTACTTGTAATTTAGCAGGGTATGCCATGGAAACTACATGTCACACTGGATTACAATGTGTCTACGATGTTGTAACCGACAAAGGTTGGAGTgttaatttattgaatcatAGAATCCATACTGTTATCGATGATATAATATTAACCTACAACGAGACAGCACCATGTGTACCACTGCCACCTTGTCGagattgttttaattggCGGTTTGTAGCtcatgatgataatgaaaaagacGAGCCTAAATTGCCTAATCCGCTACGAAGCAGCAAGAGTACAATGTCTACTAAAAAAACCTCACTCAAGTCCAGTTCAACCAATAGTGGCAGTACCTCAACATCAACAGTTGCCAAGACAACACAAACACTGCCGATTTCTTCTGCGTCTCCAACAGATCAAGACCCACCACAGAAGTGCTTAAAGAGAACATGGTATGGATGGTGCACCAAATGGGGCTAcgatgataataatgatgatgatgatggttcCTCAAAGAGGAGATAG
- a CDS encoding bud site selection protein, putative (Similar to S. cerevisiae BUD17) encodes MKSLLSISSHVVHGYVGNRATVFPLQYAGWDVDAINTTNFSNHPGYGSLSGTASTPEAIQDIILGLKQILDFNNVYDIILTGYTPNAEVLKIIKSEIEQAITKSRNKPHWIVDPVLGDNGKLYVKENLIPVYRGIFASGLVELTTPNQFEFETLSGVTIVDWPTVKNAIHEFRRLYKVNNIVISSVSINGHLYCVGSSKESIFYISIEQIGCSFNGCGDLFTALLADEYYNEEYVLSPQMLSKVLYRLHKILEFSYNDILKRIGQIPTVVKDIRVVAAKEFLTTDYKLDTDVVYL; translated from the coding sequence ATGAAGTCATTATTGTCTATTCTGTCACATGTGGTTCATGGGTATGTGGGAAACAGGGCTACAGTTTTCCCCTTGCAATATGCTGGATGGGATGTCGATGCCATCAACACCaccaatttttctaatcATCCCGGATATGGATCATTGAGTGGGACCGCGTCCACGCCAGAGGCAATACAAGATATAATTTTGGGATTGAAGCAGATCcttgatttcaataatgtttACGATATTATCTTAACAGGCTATACTCCCAATGCTGaagttttaaaaataataaagagTGAAATTGAACAAGCCATTACCAAGTCTCGCAATAAGCCTCATTGGATAGTCGATCCCGTGTTGGGGGATAACGGTAAACTATATGTCAAAGAAAACTTGATACCAGTTTACCGCGGCATCTTTGCAAGTGGTTTAGTGGAGTTAACCACACCCAATCAATTTGAGTTTGAAACGCTAAGTGGAGTAACAATTGTCGATTGGCCAACTGTTAAGAATGCAATCCATGAGTTTCGTAGGCTATATAAggtaaataatattgtGATATCCTCAGTATCCATTAATGGCCATTTATATTGTGTTGGATCTTCTAAGGAAAgtattttttatatttctattgaacaaattgGCTGCAGTTTTAATGGTTGTGGAGATTTGTTTACCGCATTACTCGCAGACGAATATTACAACGAGGAGTATGTTTTGAGTCCACAGATGTTATCCAAAGTACTTTACAGATTACACAAGATCTTAGAGTTTAGTTACAATGATATTCTTAAACGTATCGGACAAATTCCGACAGTGGTGAAGGATATCAGAGTCGTGGCAGCCAAAGAATTTCTTACAACAGATTATAAACTAGACACTGATGTAGTATATTTATAG
- a CDS encoding guanine nucleotide-exchange factor, putative (Similar to S. cerevisiae SEC12;~In S. cerevisiae: guanine nucleotide exchange factor (GEF); glycosylated integral membrane protein of the endoplasmic reticulum, important for the initiation of transport vesicle budding from the endoplasmic reticulum through activation of the GTPase Sar1p), translating into MAPKDSASIDVGYPIMGIKFLNNKTILVAGGGGEGNNGIPNKITAIKSSFKVKDPNRKLQRFREITLPSNEDSPQCIDTAKLVGENKFNVILGCNQSSQLIKSMNINNNIRKYEYTNEEHLRFIDAAQFEAEINGDADDYPKIVRLAQSNNVGCFMTSSVPSSIYIFNPESLELNYKFIPDKNIEIKDFVLSPNDGNSLCYITSNSINVVATNNTSNVVLSSISIPNLDKQLKGYMLSKVRYINSDELLLAATLAGKKGAVLLRLSIPNKKIIQTQAISNKGVIVSMDVSPTKVAVATNDLALTLINLSNLKVLKTFKNLHSWAITSVSFSPSGDKVASASASGTLVVSKISSTGTSGGSGWFLSVFLALIFGIVAIIAAVFPELVTQLTGESSLMDYASFDFAGPVSILAEKYSSIVSQFLETKSTEYSSVESQTLDSTPSVEIPTTESTFLQSVNHQDPVIDSSEAEFAVVETTVIEVVVEETLPVESSSVETSIITSEVTEAHIEQSSSVEELHVSSTVIESDVVSSIETSSSSVESSEKIPVIESSVEPSSAVESFAVEPPVVEESFSVQSQYSKSTTESQIVQSSVIESVEEESPVTGSTIKESQSVVPPVVESSLSETSSVESYPSESTSVESSPTESSFLESSSVKVPSVESLFESSSFIESISVESPSSQSSTVESPSSESLSIKVSSVGSPSPDVPTIESAILESSSAETPSAETPSAETSSTETPSTESSSVETLSVESLPTESLSVETPTVDSPSSQSLSVETPSIEVSSVESPSVESHVTESLSSQSSTIESDTVPPPITSSTSKKSRVKRTITKKVTRTIKKDEL; encoded by the coding sequence ATGGCACCCAAAGACTCTGCTAGTATTGATGTTGGATATCCCATCATGGGAATCAAGTtcctcaacaacaagacTATTCTTGTtgctggtggtggaggAGAAGGAAACAATGGGATTCCTAATAAGATCACCGCAATCAAATCCAGCTTCAAGGTTAAAGATCCCAATAGAAAATTGCAACGGTTTAGAGAAATCACCTTGCCTTCAAACGAAGATTCGCCACAATGTATAGACACCGCCAAATTGGTTGGCGAAAACAAGTTCAATGTGATTCTAGGCTGTAACCAAAGTTCACAGTTGATCAAGTCTATGAacattaacaataatatcaGAAAGTACGAATACACCAATGAAGAACATTTGCGATTTATAGATGCCGCCCAATTCGAAGCAGAAATTAATGGAGACGCAGATGACTACCCAAAGATTGTGAGATTGGCACAAAGTAATAATGTGGGTTGTTTCATGACTTCGAGTGTTCCGTcttcaatttatattttcaatcCTGAAAGTTTGGAGTTGAACTATAAGTTTATACCTGACAAgaatattgaaataaaaGATTTTGTGTTGAGTCCAAATGATGGGAATTCGTTGTGTTACATTACATCAAATTCGATTAATGTTGTTGCAACAAATAACACTAGTAATGTTGTGTTGTCGTCCATTTCAATACCAAATTTGGATAAACAGTTAAAGGGATATATGTTGTCCAAAGTTAGATATATCAATAGTGATGAATTGTTACTTGCGGCAACATTAGCTGGTAAAAAAGGTGCAGTCTTGTTGAGACTAAGTAttccaaataaaaaaatcatcCAAACACAAGCAATTTCGAATAAAGGAGTAATTGTGTCGATGGATGTTTCTCCCACCAAAGTAGCTGTAGCTACTAACGACTTGGCATTAAcattgatcaatttgtCAAACTTGAAAGTGTTGAAAACTTTCAAAAACTTGCATTCTTGGGCCATCACAAGTGTGAGCTTCTCACCTTCTGGTGACAAAGTGGCTAGTGCCCTGGCAAGTGGGACTTTAGTTGTTTCTAAGATTTCCTCGACTGGTACGTCAGGTGGTTCTGGGTGGTTTTTGCTGGTCTTCCTTGCTTTAATTTTTGGCATTGTTGCTATTATTGCAGCTGTGTTCCCTGAATTAGTTACCCAGTTGACTGGTGAATCATCATTGATGGATTATGcatcttttgattttgctGGTCCAGTTTCTATATTGGCTGAAAAGTATTCATCTATTGTTTCCCAATTCTTGGAAACTAAATCCACTGAATATTCAAGTGTTGAATCGCAAACATTGGACAGTACACCAAGTGTTGAAATTCCAACCACTGAGTCTACATTTTTGCAGTCTGTCAATCATCAGGATCCAGTCATTGATTCCTCGGAGGCTGAATTTGCAGTTGTGGAAACTACCGTTATTGAGGTCGTTGTTGAGGAGACTTTGCCTGTGGAGAGTTCTTCTGTTGAAACATCCATTATTACATCTGAGGTTACAGAAGCTCATATTGAACAGTCATCATCTGTCGAAGAATTGCATGTTTCATCAACTGTTATCGAATCAGATGTTGTGTCTTCGATAGAAacgtcttcttcttctgttgAATCTTCAGAGAAAATACCTGTTATTGAATCTTCAGTAGAACCATCTTCTGCTGTTGAATCTTTTGCAGTAGAACCTCCTGTTGTTGAAGAATCATTTTCTGTGCAATCACAATACCTGAAATCAACTACTGAGTCTcaaattgttcaatcaTCTGTTATTGAATCTGTTGAGGAAGAGTCCCCAGTTACAGGATCCACAATTAAAGAATCGCAATCTGTCGTACCACCTGTTGTTGAATCTTCCCTAAGTGAAACATCATCTGTTGAATCCTATCCTTCGGAGTCCACAAGTGTGGAGTCCTCACCTACCGAATCTTCCTTTTTAGAATCTTCATCTGTGAAAGTTCCATCTGTTGAATCTTTGTttgaatcatcatcatttattgaatcCATATCTGTTGAATCTCCATCTTCTCAATCTTCCACTGTTGAATCTCCATCCTCTGAGTCTTTGTCTATTAAAGTTTCATCTGTTGGGTCTCCGTCCCCTGATGTTCCTACTATTGAATCAGCTATACTCGAGTCTCTGTCTGCTGAAACCCCATCTGCTGAAACCCCATCTGCTGAAACTTCATCTACTGAAACTCCATCTACTGAATCATCTTCTGTTGAAACATTGTCCGTTGAAAGTTTGCCTACTGAATCATTATCCGTTGAAACTCCAACTGTTGACTCACCTAGTCTGCAATCTTTGTCTGTTGAGACTCCATCTATAGAAGTCTCATCTGTAGAATCTCCATCTGTTGAATCCCATGTTACTGAATCTTTGTCTAGTCAAAGTTCGACTATTGAATCAGACACTGTTCCTCCACCAATTACGTCCTCGACTAGCAAGAAATCAAGAGTAAAGAGAACAATTACCAAAAAAGTTACTAGAACTATTAAAAAAGATGAATTGTAA
- a CDS encoding postreplication repair E3 ubiquitin-protein ligase, putative (Similar to S. cerevisiae RAD18;~In S. cerevisiae: protein involved in postreplication repair; binds single-stranded DNA and has single-stranded DNA dependent ATPase activity) produces the protein MNLKDITDPSDFKTTKLPALAELDILKRCYICKDLLNAPVRTQCDHTYCSQCIREYLLRDNRCPLCKTEVFESGLKRDPLLEEIVISYASLRPYLLRLLEIEKVEKQVKDCGESANNSTVNGKKTINNDVDETVRVRYQSIADEQGQAQDETQVNGQTTEVISLLSDDEDNSSDNLVKCPVCFERMELDVLQGKHIDDCLSGKSTKRTPTDILSPKAKRPKQITSFFKPTIDTKTPSPPASKVSTPTTTTLKTNNTSPSLVVQSTAHKGKPLPKLDFSSLSTQKIKAKLSDLKLPTIGSRSELEARYLHYYVIYNANLDSNHPVKESALRQQLKQWEMVQHQPSFGDAEWKGAETGNWKELIARARSN, from the coding sequence ATGAACCTCAAAGATATTACCGATCCGTCAGATTTCAAAACTACAAAATTGCCTGCATTAGCTGAGCTAGATATTTTAAAGAGATGTTATATATGCAAAGATCTATTGAATGCTCCGGTGAGAACACAATGTGATCACACGTATTGTTCACAATGCATACGAGAATACCTCCTTCGAGATAACAGATGTCCGCTTTGTAAAACAGAAGTTTTTGAGAGTGGACTAAAGCGTGATCCATTGTTAGAAGAAATTGTCATTAGTTATGCCTCGCTTAGACCTTATCTATTACGATTATTGGAGATTGAGAAGGTGGAGAAGCAGGTAAAAGACTGTGGAGAATCAGCCAATAACTCAACGGTGAATGGTAAGAAAACTATAAACAACGATGTTGACGAAACTGTGCGCGTTAGGTATCAACTGATTGCAGATGAACAAGGGCAAGCTCAAGATGAGACACAAGTCAATGGACAGACTACCGAAGTCATTCTGCTACtttctgatgatgaagataacAGTTCTGATAACCTAGTAAAATGTCctgtttgttttgaaagaaTGGAGTTGGATGTACTACAGGGAAAGCATATTGACGACTGTCTAAGTGGAAAGAGCACGAAGAGAACACCTACAGACATCTTATCCCCAAAAGCCAAACGACCGAAACAAATTACTTCCTTTTTTAAGCCAACAATAGACACTAAAACACCTTCCCCACCTGCTAGTAAGGTATCAactccaacaacaacaacgttgaaaacaaacaatacaTCACCATCCCTAGTGGTGCAAAGTACAGCTCACAAGGGCAAACCATTACCTAAACTCGATTTTAGCAGTTTGAGTActcaaaaaattaaagcCAAATTGagtgatttgaaattgccCACAATAGGTAGTAGGAGTGAACTAGAAGCCAGGTATTTACATTACTACGTGATTTATAATGCCAACCTTGATTCCAATCATCCTGTAAAGGAATCTGCTTTGCGTCAACAGTTGAAGCAATGGGAAATGGTCCAGCACCAACCGTCATTTGGTGATGCAGAATGGAAAGGGGCTGAAACTGGTAACTGGAAAGAACTCATTGCAAGGGCACGTAGTAACTGA
- a CDS encoding formate/nitrite transporter, putative — protein MDDNLYLTTYEAALAVVATAMKKARLRIDVLIINSLMGGMLFTTGGMLYDLVRAGFSGINETDPGIINLLQGLCYPLGLFYVVILGVDLFNSNILFFSTALCRGAISFLDLFISWFVSWWFNLVGNIFVCYIICYYSDVARTPLMVVGSVEVTVQKAEATFVETLLKAIAGNFYVCLAIFLQLMAKPLHVKFLMMLLPVFTFVAMGFTHSVADMFLVTMGLINGAPVSVGEVAWKVFLPGAIGNIIGGSFFGVVITWYLHIYVVERDRAALNLPQYELRDEQPELNQDSRVVRKKNSRMEDEMADASKLNDSEESELIQPPEDFYPTPVYDETSIQSYKLTHRKTRDSISSLRTTRRSPKNVFPVYGMGAPLKRERTIAGEISTPAEPMDEKSEEEAEYIGTRLRKAISNRSKMSDLEANKSHSNNGSRRPTPRSSFSGRSSNVGISKLSGGPDPTDSNIDLADIRE, from the coding sequence ATGGATGATAACCTATACTTAACTACTTATGAGGCTGCATTGGCTGTTGTAGCTACGGCTATGAAGAAGGCTCGTTTACGGATAGACGTGTTGATCATCAACTCATTAATGGGAGGAATGCTATTTACAACTGGAGGAATGCTCTATGATTTGGTACGAGCAGGTTTCTCAGGAATAAATGAAACTGACCCAGGTATCATAAATTTGCTCCAGGGGTTGTGCTACCCTCTTGGGTTATTCTACGTGGTTATTCTAGGGGTTGATTTGTTCAACTctaatatattatttttcagCACTGCTTTATGTCGAGGAGCAATTTCCTTTCTAGACTTATTTATTAGTTGGTTTGTTAGTTGGTGGTTTAATCTTGTTGGAAACATCTTTGTCTGTTATATAATTTGCTACTATTCGGATGTTGCACGAACTCCGTTGATGGTAGTCGGATCAGTTGAAGTGACAGTCCAAAAAGCAGAGGCTACGTTCGTTGAGACTCTCTTAAAGGCTATAGCAGGAAACTTTTATGTGTGCTTGGCAATATTTCTACAGTTAATGGCAAAACCCTTACACGTCAAGtttttgatgatgttgttaCCAGTTTTCACATTTGTGGCCATGGGGTTTACCCACCTGGTGGCTGACATGTTTTTGGTGACAATGGGATTGATAAACGGTGCACCAGTATCGGTAGGAGAAGTTGCATGGAAAGTGTTTTTGCCTGGAGCGATAGGAAACATTATTGGAGGTTCATTCTTTGGAGTTGTTATAACTTGGTATTTGCATATTTATGTTGTCGAAAGAGATAGAGCTGCCTTGAATTTGCCACAATACGAATTGAGAGACGAACAACCAGAATTGAATCAAGACTCAAGAGTTGTGCGCAAAAAGAATTCAAGGATGGAGGATGAAATGGCAGACGCCAGCAAGCTCAATGATAGTGAAGAGTCAGAGCTAATCCAACCACCCGAAGATTTTTACCCTACTCCAGTTTATGACGAAACGAGTATTCAGCTGTATAAATTGACACACAGAAAGACCAGAGACAGTATTTCGTCTTTGCGAACAACACGGAGATCTCCTAAAAATGTGTTTCCAGTGTATGGTATGGGTGCACCTTTAAAGCGAGAAAGAACAATAGCAGGTGAGATATCAACACCGGCTGAACCAATGGACGAAAAATCAGAAGAAGAGGCCGAGTATATTGGAACAAGGTTAAGGAAAGCAATTTCCAACAGATCAAAAATGCTGGATTTGGAAGCCAACAAATCACATTCAAATAATGGATCTCGTCGACCAACACCGAGATCTTCATTTAGTGGCAGATCAAGCAATGTAGGCATCAGCAAGTTAAGCGGGGGACCGGATCCCACAGATTCGAATATTGATCTAGCAGATATAAGGGAGTAA
- a CDS encoding transcription factor with zinc finger DNA-binding motif, putative (Similar to C. albicans ZCF18;~spliced gene) — MSIPVTKEKKRRSRGGCMSCKKLKIKCNEQKPICEYCRYTKRTCVYPILERLKGYRRKTSRSPQKNADEKVPTTYSTTTAISPISLTSTSNKSNNLYVSNNEAPDIHPYNYDKLSRDLVLTNSTSMLGITKFELRLLQFFDQECINFFSFGVNKSIHNTWKYKVPYLFLESELVRKSMFALSAMGLSTTLDLDVLQSIDADGDDESLVNIYNTNVGESDNIFENTTKYFMETISKTKHIIGSTEDNSDSTSFDNPKTAKELLVSSILVFSYLGVHPHRLLPLIDFTREQTDLIQISKGVRYTIMSCAPTILKSDMSALLFFRGIEKMQTPTFEQCQYPIIQDLRNDVDEFSDGEVGLEVSEELSIIRDVIARLMMCINGCKFFKFPIPLFRFLMLFDDRFRDFLYSKHRLALRILYVYSALCSISRFQFYDECNVWKDYMTWYRDYAAENFDKHRNEMDEYLYFLVVVEHFHWDDFTNFDKFNPKTEFDRVVQKSKYKKQPLLAS, encoded by the exons ATGTCAATACCAGTCaccaaagaaaagaaaagaagatcAAGAGGAGGCTGTATGAGCTGTAAAAAGCTTAAAATAAAG TGTAACGAACAAAAGCCTATTTGTGAATACTGTCGATACACCAAAAGAACATGTGTTTATCCCATCTTGGAACGTTTGAAAGGCTACAGAAGAAAGACAAGTAGATCACCACAAAAGAATGCGGACGAAAAAGTACCAACAACGTATTCAACCACAACTGCAATTTCtccaatttcattaacaTCAACATCTAATAAACTGAACAATTTATATGTTTCAAATAACGAAGCACCAGATATACATCCCTATAATTACGATAAATTGTCGCGTGACTTGGTTTTGACCAATTCAACTAGTATGCTAGGTATAactaaatttgaattgCGTCTACTACAGTTTTTTGATCAAGAGTGTATCAactttttttcatttgggGTTAACAAGAGTATACACAACACTTGGAAATACAAAGTTCCCTATCTCTTTTTAGAGAGTGAGTTGGTGAGAAAAAGCATGTTTGCCTTGTCGGCAATGGGATTGCTGACAACGTTAGATTTAGATGTGCTACAAAGTATCGATGCAGATGGGGATGATGAGTCATTGGTCAACATTTACAATACCAACGTGGGAGAACTGGACaatatatttgaaaatactACAAAGTATTTTATGGAAACAATAAGCAAGACGAAACATATCATAGGCTCAACCGAAGATAATTCTGATAGTACCAGTTTTGACAATCCAAAAACTGCTAAAGAATTACTAGTGTCAAGCATACTAGTATTCTCGTATTTGGGCGTGCACCCACATAGATTGTTAccattgattgattttacACGGGAACAAACAGATCTAATTCAGATAAGTAAAGGCGTTCGATATACTATAATGAGTTGTGCACCTACTATTTTGAAGTCTGATATGAGTGCTCTTCTATTTTTTCGTGGGATTGAAAAAATGCAAACACCGACATTTGAGCAATGCCAATATCCCATAATTCAAGATTTGAGaaatgatgttgatgagTTTAGTGATGGAGAAGTGGGACTAGAGGTTTCAGAAGAATTGTCAATAATCAGGGATGTAATTGCAAGGTTAATGATGTGCATAAATGGATgtaaattcttcaaattccCCATACCACTATTCCGTTTCTTGATGTTATTTGATGATCGTTTTCGAGATTTCCTATACAGCAAGCATAGACTCGCTTTACGAATTTTATACGTATACTCCGCCTTGTGTTCAATATCTcgatttcaattttatgaTGAATGTAATGTATGGAAAGATTATATGACTTGGTATAGGGATTATGCTGCTGAAAATTTTGACAAACACAGAAATGAGATGGATgaatatttgtattttttggttgtggTTGAGCATTTTCACTGGGACGATTTTACgaattttgataaatttaatcCCAAAACAGAATTTGATAGAGTTGTACAGAAGAGTAAGTACAAAAAACAACCGTTACTTGCTAGTTAG
- a CDS encoding formamidopyrimidine-DNA glycosylase, putative — translation MHDPLLFPVLKDTNEPEKELDKMRKNLTNAVVTSVGRHGKYFWIRLHNHNTCNVLLMHFGMTGMVKLRNVQSHLSFMENGGDKKVLEMLERFKYKDSKIEPDAEVKQEWPPRFTKFDMELENNEKKLEFAFSDPRRLARVRSLSGLEVSADESLLKLSPLNVLGPDYSKPDVPPKELEKFVFGDPDSDNHGRPRLPIDEFSSLVLSKKKPIKSLLLDQAYFAGVGNWVADEVLFQAHIHPNEIISSKIPNDLDYIHPVLQKLYDSLIYVCEEAVRVEGDVTKFPDDWLMLHRWGKGRKEKRKTPNGLILDHITVGGRTSCYCPALQKLLKAESTTTTATKTKRRKIKK, via the coding sequence ATGCATGATCCATTGCTATTCCCTGTTCTAAAGGACACCAATGAACCTGAAAAAGAGTTAGACAAAATGAGGAAAAATTTAACTAATGCTGTCGTGACATCGGTGGGTCGTCATGGCAAGTATTTTTGGATAAGACTACACAACCACAATACGTGCAATGTTTTGCTTATGCATTTCGGAATGACTGGAATGGTTAAACTACGAAACGTTCAGTCACATTTGTCATTTATGGAAAATGGCGGCGATAAAAAGGTTTTGGAAATGCTAGAGAGATTTAAATATAAGGACAGTAAAATTGAGCCGGACGCTGAAGTCAAGCAAGAGTGGCCCCCAAGGTTTACAAAGTTTGATATGGAATTGGAAAACAATGAGAAGAAACTAGAATTTGCATTTTCCGATCCAAGAAGACTAGCGAGGGTTCGATCACTTTCTGGTTTGGAAGTTAGTGCTGATGAGAGTTTATTAAAGTTGAGTCCTTTGAACGTCCTAGGTCCAGATTACAGTAAGCCTGATGTACCACCAAAAGAATTAGAGAAATTTGTATTTGGAGATCCTGATTCAGACAACCACGGCCGTCCCAGATTACCTATTGATGAGTTTAGTTCCCTCGTCTTGTCCAAAAAGAAACCGATAAAGAGTCTCCTCTTGGATCAGGCCTACTTTGCTGGTGTCGGCAATTGGGTAGCTGATGAAGTTTTATTTCAAGCTCACATACATccaaatgaaataatttcaaGTAAGATCCCTAATGACTTGGACTATATTCATCCTGTTCTACAAAAGTTGTATGATTCATTGATCTATGTGTGTGAGGAAGCAGTTCGAGTTGAAGGTGACGTGACTAAGTTTCCGGACGACTGGCTAATGTTGCATCGATGGGGCAAGGGcagaaaagagaaaagaaaaacccCAAATGGGCTTATTTTAGACCACATAACAGTTGGGGGGAGAACAAGTTGTTATTGTCCAGCGTTGCAAAAGTTATTAAAAGCAGagtcaacaacaacaacagcaacaaaaaccaaacgaagaaaaatcaaaaaatag